One genomic segment of Vibrio fluvialis includes these proteins:
- the ylqF gene encoding ribosome biogenesis GTPase YlqF: protein MVNNNIQWFPGHMHKARKEIEEAIPQVDVIIEVLDARIPFSSENPMISQLRGEKPVVKVLNKRDLADPELTQLWIEHLEKEKGVKAMAITTSNTQEVHKILELCRKLAPHREEIGKNIRTMIMGIPNVGKSTIINTLAGRVIAQTGNQPAVTRRQQRINLQNGIVLSDTPGILWPKVENPHSGFRLAATGAVKDTAMEYDEVAFYTVEYLAAHYPEKLKERYQIEETPESDVEWMEAIGRKRGALRAGARVDLHKASEILLHELRQGIIGQITLELPEMITQELIEVEIAEARKAEEKAKIKEERRKRYLRNKR from the coding sequence ATGGTTAACAATAATATCCAATGGTTTCCAGGCCACATGCACAAAGCGCGCAAGGAGATCGAAGAAGCGATTCCTCAGGTTGATGTGATCATCGAAGTGCTCGATGCGCGTATCCCTTTCAGCAGCGAAAACCCCATGATTTCTCAACTGCGTGGTGAAAAGCCCGTGGTAAAAGTGCTGAACAAGCGCGACCTTGCCGATCCGGAATTGACCCAGCTTTGGATTGAGCATCTGGAAAAAGAAAAGGGTGTAAAAGCGATGGCCATCACCACGTCGAACACTCAAGAAGTGCACAAGATTCTTGAGCTGTGCCGTAAACTGGCTCCGCACCGTGAAGAGATTGGTAAAAACATTCGCACCATGATCATGGGCATTCCTAACGTGGGTAAATCGACCATCATCAATACGCTCGCTGGCCGCGTCATCGCGCAAACGGGCAACCAACCGGCGGTCACTCGTCGTCAGCAGCGCATCAATCTGCAAAACGGAATTGTGTTGTCAGACACTCCGGGAATCCTGTGGCCAAAAGTTGAAAACCCGCACAGTGGCTTTCGCTTAGCCGCGACGGGCGCAGTGAAAGATACAGCGATGGAATACGATGAAGTGGCGTTCTATACGGTGGAGTATCTGGCAGCACACTACCCAGAGAAGCTGAAAGAGCGTTACCAAATCGAAGAGACGCCAGAATCCGATGTTGAATGGATGGAAGCGATTGGCCGTAAACGTGGTGCCCTGCGCGCTGGTGCGCGTGTTGACTTACACAAAGCGTCTGAAATTCTGCTGCACGAACTTCGTCAGGGTATTATCGGTCAAATCACTCTGGAATTGCCTGAGATGATCACTCAAGAGCTGATCGAAGTGGAAATCGCAGAAGCCCGTAAAGCTGAAGAGAAAGCCAAAATCAAAGAAGAGCGTCGCAAGCGTTACCTACGCAACAAACGCTGA
- a CDS encoding CobW family GTP-binding protein: MTTKVPTNIITGFLGVGKTTTILNLLKNKPQHEKWALLVNEFGEIGIDGAMMSEHGALIKEVPGGCMCCTAGVPMSVGINALLRQKPDRLIIEPTGLGHPKQVIATLTSVQYQDHVDLKATIALVDPRNLRDEKYTTNQNFNDQLASADVIIGNKVDECTADDIDAFNDWVTVQTPAKVFHKLVTQGHLPLEVLDIERLENGASHRVEEHHHHHAAMEPQFQLDPKQPFLRRENKGQGYFSCGWLFGAEYRFPFDGLFSLFSELTAERVKAVVNTERGCYAFNVANGVVSVNEMSLEGFESRIEVIDSQLMPWAQLEDILLQLAGIEKP; this comes from the coding sequence ATGACAACTAAAGTTCCTACCAATATCATTACGGGCTTCCTCGGCGTGGGTAAAACCACAACGATTCTCAATCTTCTCAAGAATAAACCGCAGCATGAAAAATGGGCGTTACTGGTCAATGAATTCGGCGAAATCGGTATCGATGGCGCGATGATGTCGGAGCATGGTGCGTTGATTAAAGAAGTACCTGGCGGCTGCATGTGTTGTACCGCTGGTGTACCGATGTCGGTTGGTATCAATGCATTGTTGCGTCAAAAGCCGGATCGTTTAATCATTGAACCGACCGGCCTTGGTCATCCGAAACAGGTCATTGCCACACTGACTTCTGTTCAGTATCAAGATCACGTCGATTTGAAAGCCACCATCGCGCTGGTTGACCCACGTAATCTGCGTGATGAGAAATACACCACCAATCAGAACTTCAATGACCAATTAGCCAGTGCTGATGTGATCATCGGGAATAAAGTGGATGAGTGTACTGCTGACGATATCGATGCATTTAACGACTGGGTGACGGTTCAAACGCCTGCCAAAGTGTTTCACAAGTTGGTGACTCAAGGTCATCTGCCGTTGGAAGTGCTGGATATTGAACGTTTGGAAAACGGCGCATCACATCGTGTTGAAGAACATCACCATCATCATGCGGCCATGGAACCCCAATTCCAGCTCGATCCAAAACAACCGTTCCTGCGTCGTGAAAACAAAGGTCAGGGCTACTTTAGTTGTGGTTGGTTGTTTGGTGCGGAATACCGATTCCCATTTGATGGTTTGTTCTCACTATTCAGCGAATTAACGGCAGAACGCGTCAAAGCTGTGGTGAATACGGAACGCGGCTGTTATGCCTTTAATGTGGCCAATGGCGTAGTTTCCGTGAATGAAATGAGCCTGGAAGGTTTTGAATCCCGCATCGAAGTCATCGATTCGCAACTGATGCCGTGGGCTCAGTTGGAAGATATTTTGCTGCAGCTTGCTGGTATCGAAAAGCCGTAA